The Streptococcus mitis genomic sequence AAATTCCTTCGATTGGTTCTTTAATCTCAACATTATCAGGAATGTAGAGAACAGCACCACTGTTGAAATAAGCTGTATGGTAGGCTGCCAACTTGTCATCGTCATACTTAACAGATGACATGAAGAATTCCTCAATAAGCTCTGGAATTTCTTCTAAAGCTGAGTGGAAGTCTGTAAAGACGACACCCTGTTCAGCTAACTCAACTGAAGTTTGCTCAAAAACAGTTTGAGTTCCTACTTGCACCAACTTCAAGTGATTATCTAGAGCTGTGAAATCTGGAACATTTGCTGATGGCTCACTTTCTGTAATCGTTCCATCACCCAGATTCCAACGGTGGAATTTGACACGCTCAATAACTGGTAATTCCAAAGTCTCAATCTTGTCAAAAGCTTTTTGACGGAGATCAGCTAACCAGCTTGGTTCAGCGTGCATTTCTGAAAAAAGTTTAATATTTTCTTTAGTCATTTACTTCTCCTAAAAGATACGAGGGAATTACAATTCTTCCTTGTAATCGTAGCCAAGTTCTTCAGCTAGTTTTGCGTATCCTTCACGTTCCAAACGCGCAGCCAACTCTGGACCACCTGAAAGGACAACACGACCTTCCATCATGACGTGTACCACATCAGGTGTGATGTAGTTCAAAAGACGTTGGTAGTGAGTGATAATCATAGCACCAAAGCCTTCACCACGCATGGCATTAACACCTTTAGAAACAACTTTAAGGGCATCAATATCAAGACCAGAGTCAATCTCATCCAAAAGGGCAAAAGTTGGTTCCAACATCAAAAGTTGAAGAATCTCATTACGTTTTTTCTCACCACCAGAGAAACCTTCGTTGAGGTAACGCTCAGCCATTTCTTCTTTCATGTTGAGCAATTCCATCTTTTCATCTAGCTTAGTGATGAACTCGCGAACTGAAATCTTCTCATCGTCTTCTTTACCAGCATTCATGGCTGCACGAAGAAACTCAGCGTTAGTAATACCAGGAATTTCTGATGGATATTGCATAGCAAGGAAAAGTCCCATACGCGCACGCTCGTCCACTTCCAACTCAAGGATGTTTACGCCATCAAACAAGACTTCACCTTTGGTAACTTCATAGTTTGGATTTCCCATGATAGCGGCAGAAAGAGTCGATTTACCTGTACCATTTGGTCCCATGATAGCGGCGATTTCTCCTGTTTTCAGGGTCAGGTTAACCCCTTTTAAAATTTCTTTTCCTTCAATCTCAACGTGAAGATCTTTGATCTCTAATACTGACATGATAGTTCCTTTCTTTTTCAAGGCCTTTACAGTGCTTACTGGAAACATACTTGATTTCCCTAGAAAATACGGTAAAAGGTCAATAAATATACTTTTATAGTATAACAAAAAAAAGCCTAAAAGGCTTTGATTTTGTCTAGAAGCTGAGGACTAGTCTTTTCCTTTTAAATGCTGGTCAATGACATCTACAATCTTGCCCATCAAGTAACTAACTCGGAAATTTCTAAAGAGCAAAATGGCCCAAAAGGCTGCCATAATATAGCGACCAGTCATCCAGGCTTCATTGAAAAAATAGGTCTCAGCAGCTGTAAACAGCGCAATGATAATAAATTGTTGTCTATTCATAAACTTATTGTATCATGAAATCTTTCTTTAGTCTTCCTCTACCTTCACTTTATCAGCCAAAAATTCAAATCCTTCTGGAATCAGACTTTCTTCTGCTTCTTTTTCAGTTTGAGAAGATTTGGCTTTGGCTGAAAAGGCTGCGCGAACTTCTTTCCATTCCTCCATGGAAATAGCTAAAATCTCAGGTGAAAAACCTGCTGCCTGACTGAGGATGTTGCCAAACATGGTATTGAGATTGTCCCGTTTCATGGTTTGACCAGCATTAAAGTTAGACTCAAAAGCAAGAATAGCATGGTGCTCATTGGCTGCAACCGGTTGAGAACCAACTAGCAGAGCCTTATCAGGACCTCCTAGACTTTCAATCACCTCTCCCCAGGCATTCTGTAAGCGAATCAGATTTTGACGTGCTAAATCAGGATTTTCAACGGCCTCTTGTAAGATAGATTGAACTTTATTACGATC encodes the following:
- a CDS encoding DUF3272 domain-containing protein; the protein is MNRQQFIIIALFTAAETYFFNEAWMTGRYIMAAFWAILLFRNFRVSYLMGKIVDVIDQHLKGKD
- the sufC gene encoding Fe-S cluster assembly ATPase SufC, whose translation is MSVLEIKDLHVEIEGKEILKGVNLTLKTGEIAAIMGPNGTGKSTLSAAIMGNPNYEVTKGEVLFDGVNILELEVDERARMGLFLAMQYPSEIPGITNAEFLRAAMNAGKEDDEKISVREFITKLDEKMELLNMKEEMAERYLNEGFSGGEKKRNEILQLLMLEPTFALLDEIDSGLDIDALKVVSKGVNAMRGEGFGAMIITHYQRLLNYITPDVVHVMMEGRVVLSGGPELAARLEREGYAKLAEELGYDYKEEL